The window AAAACCCTCGAAGAGTTAAACCAGGATTTAGCTGACTACGTAATCAAAATCGCTGAAATGTCGATTGAAGAAAACGATCGCTTCAATTTTGTTTTAACCGGAGGAAGTTCTCCAAAAGCCTTATATCACCTTTTGGCTACAGAGTGCCAACACAGAATTGACTGGGAAAAAGTTTATTTCTTTTTCGGCGATGAGCGTAATGTACCCGCCAACGATGATAACTACAATGGATTAATGGCTAAAAAAGCAATTTTAGATCCATTGGGCATTAAAGAAGATCATATTTTTTATGTAGATACCACTTTAGCACCTGAAAAAGCGGCTATAGAATATAAAAAAGCAATTGATAAGCATTTTAATGGCGAAGATATTGCGTTCGATCTTATTCTTTTAGGTATGGGCGATGATGCACACACGGCATCTATCTTCCCACATACTACTTTGGTTAAAGATGAGGAGGTAAACGTAGCTTCGGTATTTGTTGAGAAATTAGATACCTATCGCATCAGCTTTACTGCACCATTAATTAACAAGGCAGATAATGTGGCCTTTTTAGTTTTCGGCGAGAATAAGGCTGAGGCTTTAAAGCACGTGATTGGCGATGAGCAGAAAGATGTAAATACCTACCCTTCTCAACTGATCAATCCAATTGACGGAAAATTAACCTGGTTTACCGACGAGGCAGCTACAAAATTATTAGAAGATTAAAATACCATGTCTGACGAGCAACAATTATCAGACTTTTTAAACGGAAAAACGGAATATACCTTAGGGTTATTCCGTTTTTTTATTGCACAACTTACCGGGTTGGGCACAGTTAACTTACGTCCTACTAAATCGATGGTTGCCATTGAAGGCAAAAAAAGCTTTGCCTACATTACCCAACTGGGTAAAAATTTCATCCATGTCGTTATTCCTTTCGATAAAGCTTATGAAGACAACCTTTGCTTTACCAAAATTGTACAGGTACCTGGAACCAATCAGTTTAACCATCATTTAAGGATCTTTTTTGAAGAAGATGTAAATGATGAAGTGAAAGGATTTCTGAAAATGGCTATGGAAAACGACTAGCTGGCCTTGGCTCGTGCAGACACGAACCAAGAACTAGCAACCAACTTAATCCAGTTTTTCTTCTATCAACAGCTTAATGATACCATCAGCTAATCCTACCTTCGGCACATAAATTTGCTTAATGCCCGTCCATTTCATTAAGGTCAGGTAAATCTCGCAGGCTGGAATAATTACATCGGCACGATCAGGATTTAAGCCCAAAGTGTTGATCCGTTCCTTTAAGGAGTAACTGGTTAACTTATTGTACATCGCATTGAGCTTTTGCAGTGACAAAGGCGCGTTTTCCTTCTCGTCCGACATGCGGAAAAGCTTGTTAATGTTTCCACCCGTTCCAATACCAGCCAAATGTTTGTAAGCTTTGGTATGCTCTTTTACCCAGTCTTTCATTTCATCCCAGGTTTCTTCCTTATCCTGATTATCAAGCATCCTGATGGTACCGATATTGAACGATCTCGAAGCCTCGGGCACCCCCTTTACAAAGACAGATAATTCGGTACTACCACCACCTACATCAATGTACAGGTAGGTTTTATTCTCATCCAGTTCCTCTTCAATATGGTTGGCGTAAATAATATTGGCTTCACGTTGTCCTTCGATAATTTCCAGCGTCACATCGGTTTGTTGCTTAATCAGCTTTACAATATCCTGTCCGTTGTTGGCTTCACGCATAGCTGAAGTTGCACAGGCCAGGTATTCGGAAACGTGATAAACATCCATCAGGTTTTTAAAAGCCGTCATGGTTTTTACCAGATCTGCCGATTTTTTCTCAGAAATATGCTGATCCAAAAAAGCATCATCGCCAAGCCTTAATGGCACACGGATGAGTGTATTTTTCTTGTATTTGTATTTTCCGTCCTGTTTGCTGATATCGGCAATGAGTAACCTCACGGCGTTCGAACCGATATCTATAGCTGCGTATCTTAACATTATGATTGATGCTTGGTTTTTAAATAGTTGTAGATGTCTACCTGCGCTCTTATTTTTTTACTTAATCTGTTTTTATGGTATTTATTGTTGTTTAGGGCATTAATTTGCCTCGATTTGGTATTATCCTGCAATTGCAGATCAATAATATCCTGTATCTCCTGTTTAACATCCTGGTCCAGTACCGGAAAACCTACCTCTACGCGGTGTTCAAAATTCCGGCTCATCAAATCGGCTGATGATAAATACATATCGTTTTTGCCGTTATTACCGAAAATGTAAACACGTGCATGCTCTAAAAACTTATCGATAATGCTGATGGCCGTAATATTTTCGCTAAAGCCCTTAACACCCGGAATTAAGCAACAAATACCACGCACAATCAGTTGAATTTTAACACCTGCATTGCTGGCATCGTAAAGCTTAGCTATAATACCTTCATCAGCCAAACTATTCACTTTAAGCAAGATATAAGCAATTTTGCCGGCTTTGGCATTTCTAATTTCGCGGTTAATGAAATTAACCAATTTCGACCGGCTTTCTAATGGCGAAACAATTAAATGCTTAAAGCCACCAGTAACCGTTCTTTTGTTCAGGGCATCGAAAAGTTTCACCAAATCGTTGGTAATTTCCTTTCTGGCCGTAAAAATACTATGGTCGCAATATAAACCTGCTGTTTTCTCGTTAAAGTTACCGGTAGCCAGATTGGCGTAATATACTGGCTTATCTTTCTCTATCCGTTTAATCAGACAGATTTTTGAGTGCACTTTATAATCGGTAAGGCCATAATTTACCTTTACGCCTTCTTCCATTAAACGGGTTGTCCAGAAAATGTTGGCCTGCTCATCAAAACGGGCTTTAAGTTCTAGTACAACCGAAACAGTTTTACCGTTTTTAGCAGCGTTGATTAAAGCATTGATTACTTTCGAATTTTCGGCCAAACGATAAAGTGTAATCTGTATTTCGGTTACTTTAGGATCGATAGCCGCTTCGCGAAGAAACAAAATGATATAATCGTACGATTGGTATGGCAGGTTAACCAGATAATCCCTTTGTGCAACCTTGGCAAAAACACTTTGCGTACGATGCAAATCGCGCACTTTTAGCGGAACATTAGGCGTATACTCCAATTCCTTTTTACCCACATTTGGGAAAGCAATAAAATCTCCAAATTTGTGGTAGCGGTTACCCGGAATTAAACTCTCGGCCTCCAATTTTAGTTTGTTAACCAAAACAGTAAGCATATTTAAAGGCATGGCCGAATCGTATAACAAACGCATCGGTTTACCTTTTTTACGCTTTTCAAGGCTGTTTTTAAGGTCTTCGATAAACTTATCACTCACATTGTTATCAATATCCAGCTCCGCATCTCGGGTTAACTGAATAGAGTAAGCTTCTAAATTATCGTAAGTAAAAATATAGAAGATATCGTCCAGGCAATAGCGGATAATATCTTCGGCCATGATGATAAATTTTAAATCGTTTGTTTCGGGGAGAACGAGAAAGCGCGGTAAACTGGGCGGAATTTCGATCAGGGCATATTTTTCCCTTAACTTGGTATCCTTTTTCGATAATTTAACGAAGAAATACAAAAACCTATCCTTTAATTCGGGAAAAGGTTTATCCATATCCAGCATAATGGGTACCAGATTCGATAAGATTTTATCTCTGAAATGGTTTTTAACAAACTCGCCCCGACTCACATTGAGCTGAGTATCGTTTAAAATAAAAATCCGGTTCTGAGCCAGCTCATTAATTAGGGTTGCCTGAAAAAGCTGATCAAATTTGCGTTCCTGTTTTACGACTATGTTTTTAATCTCATTCAGGATTTTTTTAGGGTTAAATCCTAAGAGTGCTTTGGCTTTATCGTTCAGATTAGTCAACCGGGTCATGGTAGCTACACGAACGCGGTAAAACTCTTCTAAATTTGACGAAAAGATAGAAAGAAACTTAATGCGTTCAATTAGCGGCACAGTTTCATCGGCTGCTTCCTGCAGCACACGCTCATTAAAATAAAGCCAGCTAATTTCGCGGTTAAAAAACGGTATCTTCTTCTTACTCATTTAAAAAAATAAAAAATCCCTGCCAAAACAGGGATGTTCAAAACTGCATATTAATTTGTTAAATCGATGTTAATTAATTGACGCATTAACGTTAACAAATTTATTTTTTGGCTGGTGTTTTAGTTGTTTTCTTAACTGGTGTGGCGGCTTTTGTTGTTGTTTTCTTAACTGGAGCAGCCTTTTCGGTTTTCGGAGCAGTTACCGTTTTTGCAGGTACCTTACTTGCGGGCACAGCTTTTTTAACGGCTGGGGCTACTTTCGTCACAACCTCTTTAACTGCTGCAGCTGGTTTGGCCAGTACTTTTTCGACTTTTTCTTCGGTGGCAATTGCGG is drawn from Pedobacter sp. HDW13 and contains these coding sequences:
- the pgl gene encoding 6-phosphogluconolactonase codes for the protein MNLLIYKTLEELNQDLADYVIKIAEMSIEENDRFNFVLTGGSSPKALYHLLATECQHRIDWEKVYFFFGDERNVPANDDNYNGLMAKKAILDPLGIKEDHIFYVDTTLAPEKAAIEYKKAIDKHFNGEDIAFDLILLGMGDDAHTASIFPHTTLVKDEEVNVASVFVEKLDTYRISFTAPLINKADNVAFLVFGENKAEALKHVIGDEQKDVNTYPSQLINPIDGKLTWFTDEAATKLLED
- a CDS encoding DUF5655 domain-containing protein, whose protein sequence is MSDEQQLSDFLNGKTEYTLGLFRFFIAQLTGLGTVNLRPTKSMVAIEGKKSFAYITQLGKNFIHVVIPFDKAYEDNLCFTKIVQVPGTNQFNHHLRIFFEEDVNDEVKGFLKMAMEND
- a CDS encoding exopolyphosphatase, with translation MLRYAAIDIGSNAVRLLIADISKQDGKYKYKKNTLIRVPLRLGDDAFLDQHISEKKSADLVKTMTAFKNLMDVYHVSEYLACATSAMREANNGQDIVKLIKQQTDVTLEIIEGQREANIIYANHIEEELDENKTYLYIDVGGGSTELSVFVKGVPEASRSFNIGTIRMLDNQDKEETWDEMKDWVKEHTKAYKHLAGIGTGGNINKLFRMSDEKENAPLSLQKLNAMYNKLTSYSLKERINTLGLNPDRADVIIPACEIYLTLMKWTGIKQIYVPKVGLADGIIKLLIEEKLD
- the ppk1 gene encoding polyphosphate kinase 1, whose amino-acid sequence is MSKKKIPFFNREISWLYFNERVLQEAADETVPLIERIKFLSIFSSNLEEFYRVRVATMTRLTNLNDKAKALLGFNPKKILNEIKNIVVKQERKFDQLFQATLINELAQNRIFILNDTQLNVSRGEFVKNHFRDKILSNLVPIMLDMDKPFPELKDRFLYFFVKLSKKDTKLREKYALIEIPPSLPRFLVLPETNDLKFIIMAEDIIRYCLDDIFYIFTYDNLEAYSIQLTRDAELDIDNNVSDKFIEDLKNSLEKRKKGKPMRLLYDSAMPLNMLTVLVNKLKLEAESLIPGNRYHKFGDFIAFPNVGKKELEYTPNVPLKVRDLHRTQSVFAKVAQRDYLVNLPYQSYDYIILFLREAAIDPKVTEIQITLYRLAENSKVINALINAAKNGKTVSVVLELKARFDEQANIFWTTRLMEEGVKVNYGLTDYKVHSKICLIKRIEKDKPVYYANLATGNFNEKTAGLYCDHSIFTARKEITNDLVKLFDALNKRTVTGGFKHLIVSPLESRSKLVNFINREIRNAKAGKIAYILLKVNSLADEGIIAKLYDASNAGVKIQLIVRGICCLIPGVKGFSENITAISIIDKFLEHARVYIFGNNGKNDMYLSSADLMSRNFEHRVEVGFPVLDQDVKQEIQDIIDLQLQDNTKSRQINALNNNKYHKNRLSKKIRAQVDIYNYLKTKHQS